The Chiloscyllium plagiosum isolate BGI_BamShark_2017 unplaced genomic scaffold, ASM401019v2 scaf_7015, whole genome shotgun sequence genome contains a region encoding:
- the gypc gene encoding glycophorin-C produces MDSALVGGVIAAVIFVVICLLVVLIRYLYRHKGTYHTNEAKGTEFAENADAALKNDPNFQDAVDESKKEYFI; encoded by the coding sequence GTGTCATAGCTGCGGTGATATTTGTGGTTATCTGCCTCCTTGTGGTTTTGATCCGATACCTCTACAGGCACAAAGGCACATATCACACCAACGAAGCCAAAGGAACAGAATTTGCAGAGAATGCAGATGCTGCTTTGAAAAATGACCCCAACTTCCAAGATGCAGTGGACGAAAGCAAAAAAGAGTACTTCATCTGA